Within the Zea mays cultivar B73 chromosome 10, Zm-B73-REFERENCE-NAM-5.0, whole genome shotgun sequence genome, the region GCAATATAAATATGTACTTACATGCTATGCATATGCATATATAAAGTTTGCATGCATGCGTTGTTTGAATTAGTTTCACACTAGTTGTGGCAGGAGTTTTGTATCTTAGAAACATATGTAATTAATGGCATATATTGGTAATTCATAAATGGATTAAGGTAATTCATAAATTGATTCAAATGCATTGTGATTAAAGTACACCGAATTgaaagcgggggggggggggggggggacaaaATAAGTTACCAATCTTTGTTACAATATTTCTGCCGTCTTACCCTCTTTTTTTTTTCATTTCCTTCCTAGCACACACATCGGCTCTAATTAGCTAGCGACATGTACATGCAGCAATGGTTCAAGGACTACTCCCGATCCAGCAATTTGACCGATGATAACGGCCGAAGGACATTCGCGCTGGTGAACAAGGCCACACGACAAGCAATTGTGAACAGAAAAGATACAAGCATGCAAAGTGATCTTCAATATCGTCGCGGCGACGTAATCAAGGTACACATAGATTGAATTAAGAGTAGCTAGGCTGCCCACTTATATACAGCCCCAAAAAAAGAGCCTAGTAGGAGTATGTGATGCATATCGCCGTGCATGTAGATGAAACTTACTTACAGTGACGAGTGTATTTTGCGTGACTGATTATTAATTAGGTATGTAGTATGCTGAGAAGACCATGCATGCATACTAGCAAAACAATAGTGTAAAGTGAAGATTCTTTTCGGGTATATATATATAGTGCAAATTAAATGAAAATTCTTTTAGGGTAACTGTGCAAAATACATGAAGATCGTCGTCAGTCCCTAGgactatcatcatcatcatttctcTCTAACTCCTGATTTGCTGGCAATCTGGTGGCCAATTAATTTGACCAGCAGGTGGAACTGGCCCCTTACAACTATGATGATCGTGTGGATATCTCCATGCTATGGACCGAGCTCGCGGAGAACGGTAACGATGACGGCTTTAACATAATTGCGGTGCTCAGCGACAACTCTCTGATGCTTTGTTGGCAACATGACGGCAATAATGTCAGTACGGGTCAGGGCATGGTAACCGTTAACTATTTTTCTGGTCAAGGCAACCGGCACTGGAAGATAGTTCCCGTAGGCCGCAACGCGTGGTGAAGGTTCTGTTAaaacgcgtcactaattagatttcTAAAGCTTCAGACTGAATCTATTACTGAAGTGTGTCGTCCATTATAAAACATGTCATTAATATTGGGTCAAAAAATTCCAAAAGGCATAGTGACGCGTTATTACTTCAAAAACCCTTCACTAATGGGTGTTATTAGTGATGAATATTTACATGTCACTAATATGATTTAAGATCATTCTCCATTCACTTATGAGTTTGGGTGTGTTGTGGCCTAGTGTCTCGCCCGGTGCAGCAGAACCGCACAAGGTTctaactaatcctcgttggtgtccCTACGCCAACGGAAGCCCACCCAAAGACCAATCATCCGATCGAGTAACTCTGTATAGAGCCGTGGGCTTTCTCCATGTGCAAGTGGTGTTCTGCTTCTGATCTCCTCTCGTACGTCCTCGCCATCTTGACTATCGAGCTTCCAGCAAAAACATTGTGGGTTTCGTTCCCTCCGATACACGGTGGTGGCCACAACACAAACACAGTTGGTGTGGTCTCGTAAGACGTCGCTCCACTCGGTACAAtttacaatggctcacgcaagagttGAGGGTGTTTCTGGTTTTTCTAACCTCACTCAATCTACTAGGATCAACCTAGAGGAAGTGCAATTGCggtctaactaatctaagcacttTACAAagtacctacgctaatcaccgagtgattctattaaacaCTTGGATGTTCGGAGCAATGGAGATGTGTCTCTACTCAATAGCAATGTTGTTTGGGCTTCCACACATCCATAGGCTCGTTGGGGTGGGTATATATAGGCTCCCAACCAAAAGCAGTCGTTGGAGAGCAGGTTCCAGCTCCCTACGGTGCACCGGACCATCTACGCCAGTTGACCGTTGGAACTAGCTGTTGGAGTGTCTATAGCTTGGCGCACCGTACCGTCCATATAGGCCATGTGTACTAGCCATTATAGCTAGCCGTTGCAGCACCAGACCGTCTTCACGGTGCACCGCACCGTCTGCTTGaggcttctttttctttttaggcTTCTTTTGCCTTGTGTCTTGGACATATGCTGAACATTTTTAGGTCTTCTATGGATCTTTTAATTTCTTCTTTTGAGGTGCTGCTTCCTCAATACCTCGGTCCAACACACTTTTGAACTACAAATATATAAACTATCagatacattagtccacaggttatgttgttcatcaaacatcaAAACCAATTAGTCAAATGGGTCGAGATCCATTTTTCTTACTATCtttccatttttggtgattgatgacaacacaaccaaagtaaGCAAATATACAAAATACAAAACGAAAtagtgcaatctacttgctataaTGCATGCAATCCCCTTAATGTGGAATTATGAACTTAAGCCTCCCCTAATTCCATAATCAACatacttcctattttggaccgAAACCAACATAAATAACCACTTAGAGACTAAAATTTTTGAAAATGAGTGGTTTTGGTATTTGATATACTATGGTTTGCTTTGGTCctcaaatttctccccctttggaatcaaacaccgaaaaggaagacattaagacCATATAGAAagttagaaaaatttgaaacatctAAGAAAGTTCACCCCATTTGGTGAAGCAATCTCCCCAAAAAAGGATTTACTCCCCCTATTAGAAAACTCTCCACTATTAAGAATATTTAGCACATAAAAGCATATGAGGATCCAAGAATTGGTTTATATAGACTAGACTCCCCATTTTTATATGTATAGCTAAATGATAAAAGATATTctagagataccaattgaagaaatttAAAACATATGCAAATTGGCAACCGAGCACTAAATGATATCTAATCAAGATATCATAGTCTATACAAGAGGAGATGAAATGTAAATGATACTAGTTGTAAGATACTGATTGACAAATCATCATCTTTACAGTGGAAGTTTTTTTGTCAATCTCCGAGattccattttccttcaatgagactatTACACACATGATAGGCTTGAAAAGAGCGTTAGTCTCAAAGAAATAACCCCCCTCTAAAAGTGTGAATGCAAGTTttaaatacttgtaggagacacacACTTGATCTTTTAAGGTTAAGATACTACTTGAAAGGTTAATGTCATGAAAGCATTACCCAGGTGATACTTAGTAGGGGCAAATTACCTATAATTTAAACTTTGTCACATATAATTGAAAACGATACTAATTGTAAGATATCAATTGGAAGACAAGCATGAATACAATTTATTTAGGAGTTTGATTAAGCTATGTGACATGCTTTACTTGTCATTTTAAAAACATGTAGGTTTTGCTCCAAGAATATGAATTTAAATCGAGCAATCTTACTATACTATTCACCTAGTATGCATGCTATGCAATTGATATgtcatatcaattgaaaaacaaaaCAATTGAAAGCAAAACTAGGTaagaaaggtaaaactagatacatgaATAAAgaaacgcatatctaaaaacaaggaaTTGTTGCATCAAGTTGAACCGCAAAACTTTAATTTTGTTTTATGCATATGCTTGAggtgttcaaatttgaatttgtggcatggttgaatttgaattcaaaagagaaaataaaaataaaagggaAACAAAATCTAGAATAAAGAAAAACCTAAACAAGCCCGCAGCCTCCTCTCCCTCGACCTTTTGGCCTAGTCGGCCCAACTTCCCCCTCCCGCGTGCCCGCTTTCCACACACTCTCTCTACTCGGTGGGACTACCGTGTCGGCGCCACCCCACTCACTCGCGCGCCTACTACCTTCTCTCCCTATGCCCCATAGACCCACCCAGTCAGCGCGCGCTGCTCGATCACCCATTCTGGCCCGCTAACGCcctggccccacctgtcagccccGTCCCCTTCAACCGTCCTCGCTCACACCTTGTGCGCACGCCGAGGACTCCATGCCCACGTCATGCGCCAAGCCCGCAACCGCCTCACCCTCAGCCACTTCTAGCTTCCAGAGCCCCACTCACTTTCTCCCTCCCTCATTCGCACGTCCGTAGAGCCCCCACCCGAGCCTAGCGCCATGCGCACGTCAGGGAAGAACTGCCGCGCGTTCGTCGTAGACTCGAGCTTGTTCCATCGCCGACGTTCAGGCCCCATCGTGACTGTTGCCTCGGTAAGCTTCGCCTTGACGTCCACAGCTTGGTACATGCCCCAATTAACTCCCTCCCCCTCTGGTTTCCCCTGCCCGCGCTCACCTGTCGTCCTCCGCACTCTCGCAGTGCCACCACCGTTGACCTGAGCCACCGCCATGCCCCTACTGCCATCCAGAGGTCCCCGAGGCTCCCATTGAGGTAACCAACCTACCCCGCCCCCTCTTTTTCGCTTCCCTATTCTTTGTTGCTTGCAATTCCTCACCGAAGTGAGGTAGCGCCGCCGCCCAACTGCCTCGTCGTGGGCCGCCACCCTCTAGTGCCCCTGTGTCAGTGCTGTCCTAGCATTCATGTTCACCACACTCCCCCTGACCTCCCCGAGCCTTTATTGTCGCTCTGGGATCCCCAGCGCGCCCTCGTCTCTAGCGAGCCCTCGCCACGGTCACGGGGACGCCGCCGCTGGCGGCCAGGGAAAGCCGGTCAGGGCAGGTCGTCTAATCCTAGGCGTCCATCTCGGATTGGACAGTTCTGTTTCAAATAAACCTTACTCAATCCCGACCGTCCACTTAAGATCCGACCGCCCAGACTGCCCCTACCCCGTGCCCCTACCGCTGGGCCTGGCCGGTCAGTCCCGCCTGCCAACCCCGAGCCACTGACCTCCTAGCCCACCTGTCATCCGCCCGTGCCCCGCGCGCCCACGCACTCGCCTGGCGGTTCTAATCTTGGGCATGTTCGAACTTGTTTAATTTTATGAGATTTATGGTCTTTGTGggatatgtgatgtatatgtgatatctgtgatgattatgtgatatatgtgatgtatatgtgatgattatgtgatataacttttgtttgtttggatggaataataaaaacaaataaaaagggatatgctggtcactttgccgagtgtaacacttgaCAAAgagatactttgtcgagtgtaaatattatagcactcggcaaagaagcaacctttgccgagtgcctctgtagcatcccaaaaattcaaatcttgaaattttctcaaaattcaaaatgaatttcaaattgcaTTTCAAAAtggttgtttgcaagttgatatcaacaaataaaatatagaggtctatattctctccaaaatcctcctcaaatatcctacaaatatttccccagtgatcccactCAAATTCATTCCAAAAATACTACCCAGATATTTCCTTAgtgaccccctcaaattctttccagaactaCTGTCcagatattccaccaatatatctccaagtattttcttcctaagaaataccttcgaatcatttttcaagtccccacaaatattttcttcataacttttctcatgctcatacgtatacgtatgcctccggtgtcatacggtgagctctacaagctaatctcactcatataagacaaatccatgctaatctcccactaatcctctcatcctcccattaatcctctcatccctccccctaatccccccaccatggctataaatagaggggcaagggtctcctctcatcccaccccaagccatttcatggcaactctcttcccccccccacacacccactccatgttccacacaagcacacactagcacaaggatcgttcggtcgttcttcgatcgttcgtccccctgttcttagtttgttcgttcgttcgtccgatcgttcatggttcgttcgtccgttcgttcgatcgttcgatcgttcgtccgttcgttcatccaaataatctttttcctgccgttatgctgccgaaattccaatcgttcgttcgttcgatcattcgatcgttcatcgttcgttcatagttcctattcatcgttcgttcatagttcctattcatcgttcttccaaataatctttgtcctgtcgttatgctgctgaaattctgatcgttcgttcgtccgatcattcgatcgttcgttcgttcgttcatagttcctattcatcgttcatcgttcgttcatcgtcactattcaccattactatttatcgttactattcatcatcattactatttatcgttactattcatcgatgatatctatgtcaaccttttcgtcgtcactattcatcgttactatttgttgatcatccgatcaccccaaatttcaactactcatccgtcatgctgtcttgtccacctaagaccagccaaaccaatatttcagtcatatgaactccggtgactgtaattttccttccagtgggaacttcccatctggtcacacatcccaggtttctccaagttgagcacgcttaactttgagattccttcgaaccaggcttccaaactcagattccaataattctcgtttctaaattcttataaactattccctatccaaccatgtcatcccttgagcatggttcatattcgagaaaactcctaaaatactcttgtcccatattctgcctataactatcctgttcatactaagtcagacgattcattcgtcattattctcaccaacagtgaacttcactatgctacaccacatacactcagctataaatacacccagctaccctctccctctccacacacactcaacaccctcagccaaggcaaacaccccacccactcagtaacTCCGCTCTatcggctacacacatagtgtcgcttcgcctccagtccaccctcctggtaagcacctccgctccaccactagtagtatctcaacaccacatgacacagattctactcaagactctacccatctatatatcgctattctgaccactatactaaatatttgttggcatacttgcttgtttgtatgtttacttattcatgttgcatagttatcggagcgttcgtgccgtctcgtggaggccagatctgcaagtctacaccagtcagtggagctagaagccagttccgcgagctccctttcccccttcgccggataagcacgacaagctcactggatccctttgatgcataaattacctatgatttttcaaccacaaccctcagcctgttattttatgcatgatatgattttgagacaagttattatggccacccagccgcttgccgcaatcaatccttgatatatttgttacaaatgatttgagaaaaggtgtgagttttcaaaagaaaatgcttttaaaaatgtgtatgatgaagggttttcacccttatcacctttgagtagggatgatcagggactccctggtttaggggagggcctaaggtgatggctcagctggtttaggtgtgagcagaaggattgtcccctcacataaggaccggtttgtcatccttcactacctgtactcatgataagtacaaccactcgagactgtgtgggcagtcactcaatctgaactcgtacggttcaaactccagggttatgaaggttggggagcatcgggaggataaggagggggaatgttttgtccggtttggacatggcggtggcctgactccttccggtataaccgataaggttaggacgtgcaaggaaagaaagagattcggattcggatctcattggccatgagatcgcagagccgaactagtgggtaaagtgtacccctctacgcagagttcaaacttattcgaatagtctgtgtccacaggaatggacgagtttggtgtggtatggcaattagtgttttgttttaaaaaaagggtgcttttgagaaaagtgatttttaaaaggtccggcggttgagccgtgagctatggtggacgggaagtccagtagctgtttttgaaaatgaaaaccagtgggaaattgctgagatacctggatggtttagtccaggggattttgttctatattgaaaaactttctGCTCTTTCggtagaggatgcgctttgaaaaatacaaaatgttttacaaaacaaccctgcataaaatattgctgtttctgcaaaataccctgagctccacatattccatgcattatatctaatTTCCCCATTtcgcgggtaagagttacgactgttcccaaccttgcatgtggctgttggaccgctgatttgcttcgctgcgtatattgggctacttcagccccactctgatgatatgtcctgagttgtggaccaactcttaaagttgatcgccacctttataggtttgtctcgtttaagcagatctgtaatcatctgttgtataaatgtgtttactagcctccagggactagtaattgtatcacatttgagtcccagaggatctggggcgcttcaGCCTCCtagtgcactcggcaaaggacctGACAAAGAGGTCCACTGGTGATCCTTTGCCGAGTACTAGTTCGATGGGCACTAGGCAAAGAGGGAGTCTCTGTCGAATGCCACCTAATACGCTTGGCAAAGAAACCGGCAAAAGGGCCCACAGGaagctcctttgccgagtgttagtatagtagacactcggcaaagtgtgagTCTTTGGCGAGTGTCCCCGTGGCACTCGTCACAGTCTCCATCGCGGTCATCTGGCGCCGTTACGGTGATTTTTCTTTACCGAGTATCAAGTGGCACTCGACAAAATCTTGTCCGACAAAAAAGTAATCGGCAAAGAAGACATTGCCGTTATACAGTTCACTGAGCCTTCTTtatcgagtgtcacactcggtaaaggcttcgccgagtgttttctaaCCTTTGCCGTGTGCTTCAGACAATCGGCAAATAAAGTTGTTTCTGGTATATATGAATTGCTGTTGAAATTACTTTTAAATTTACTTTTTTCCAATTTTTTTCTTGCTATGAAAATGCCTACTTTGGACAGCCATGAACATGCCGTCAAAAAATAGGCCCTTATTTTTAGTGGCATAGACTCGGTAAAAGTAGCAAATACTTAGCACAACACAGAGCATAAATTTTATTATATTGTGAAGTTTTATTAGTTACGTAAAGAAATGGGAGCCAACTTTTTTAGACGCGCTCCTCCTAGTCCTAGCTCTTTGGTCAAGCGCCTAGCGGTCCCTTTATCAACGATCTTCCACAGCTGATTCTTATTAACAGTTCCGAGATATGAATAATGCGTAGGATCTATCCCAACGATCGTCCCCTCTTTGCAATTGCCGCCTAGCCCGTCCAGGGCCTCATATGTGTTCTTGAGCGCTGCAATTTGGTGAAAGCCGTCGCCGTGGTCCTCTGGGAGCTCTGTCCAAAGCATGGAGATATCCACACGGTCGTCATCTTTGTAATATGGAACAAGTTGCACCTGGTCGATCCGTAACACAGAGAAGCAAATGatggggtgtttggttttagggactaatttttagtctctttattttattccactttagttACTAAATTGTCAAATACGGAAATAAAAATAGAGTTATAGTTTCCGTATTTTACAATTTATAGACTAAAGTAGAATataatggagggactaaaaattagtctctagtaAGCAAACACTCCCTGAGTTAGAGAAAATAATCCTGACAGCGACCATGCATGTATGACGACCCTGTATTAATTATTACCTCCTGCTCGTCCCTTCTGTTTACCATGGCTTGTTGCGTCTCCTTGTTTACCAGCGCGAACACCCTTTGACCGTTGTCATCCGTCACACTGCTTACCCTGGAGTAGTCCTTGAACCATTCCTGTACACTTACACTATATTATTAGTACTACTACTACATACAAATCAAATTATTCTGTAGACTAAGATAACAATTTCCATTTACTATTCTATTTTCTATAAAAGACACTGCACCCCACCAAGGCAATATATTATGACGGACATCTTTTATTCTGGACAATAATCTAAATTAACCCCTTAAAACTTGCATAAATTACCAACATATGCTATTATATAAAATAGCAAATAAATTTGCATTTACATTATCCATCCACGCTCACCACATAATTATCCTAAGTATCCGTTCCCTTAATTTTACATCACACCACTTATTGTTAAAATGCATACTAAAATTTCTACCTTCTAAAAGGTCTAAATTACTACCATCACCTATAGACAATGTTCATATAACCCTCTAAACTATTTTTTTCGTTCCCAAACAacatttttctttttttatttctttatgtAGAAACTAAATTTTTTCTTCAAAATTTGTTGGTTCATAAGTAATCTCATAACTTAGGCTAGAAAAATATATTATATATTTTTAAAATTATTTTGATAACTTAAAGATCAGATAATGCATGATAGTGTTATTTGGCACCCATCCTCTCCTTC harbors:
- the LOC103641473 gene encoding ricin B-like lectin EULS3 gives rise to the protein MAQSVKILCKDGFNLYVTIRGNKAVLAPEDPDDEMQEWFKDYSRVSSVTDDNGQRVFALVNKETQQAMVNRRDEQEVQLVPYYKDDDRVDISMLWTELPEDHGDGFHQIAALKNTYEALDGLGGNCKEGTIVGIDPTHYSYLGTVNKNQLWKIVDKGTARRLTKELGLGGARLKKLAPISLRN
- the LOC103641474 gene encoding ricin B-like lectin R40G2 isoform X2 — its product is MAQLVKILSQDGDKLYLLSISGDDVVLAREDPRDKTQQWFKDYSRSSNLTDDNGRRTFALVNKATRQAIVNRKDTSMQSDLQYRRGDVIKVELAPYNYDDRVDISMLWTELAENGNDDGFNIIAVLSDNSLMLCWQHDGNNVSTGQGMVTVNYFSGQGNRHWKIVPVGRNAW
- the LOC103641474 gene encoding ricin B-like lectin R40G2 isoform X1, whose product is MAQLVKILSQDGDKLYLLSISGDDVVLAREDPRDKTQQWFKDYSRSSNLTDDNGRRTFALVNKATRQAIVNRKDTSMQSDLQYRRGDVIKQVELAPYNYDDRVDISMLWTELAENGNDDGFNIIAVLSDNSLMLCWQHDGNNVSTGQGMVTVNYFSGQGNRHWKIVPVGRNAW